From the genome of Danio rerio strain Tuebingen ecotype United States chromosome 2, GRCz12tu, whole genome shotgun sequence, one region includes:
- the selenot1a gene encoding thioredoxin reductase-like selenoprotein T1a precursor (UGA stop codon recoded as selenocysteine) — MGKMRWLPFSALLLWALCLHSASADNNGVKKMKMQFATGPLLKFQICVSUGYKRVFEEYTQALYQRYPDIRIEGENYLPLPLYRHIASFLSMFKLLLIGVIILGKDPFALCGMQAPGIWVWSQENKIYACMMVFFFSNMIENQCMSTGAFEITLNDVPVWSKLESGHLPSMQQLVQILENEMKMSMHMDTLPPHQS; from the exons ATGGGGAAGATGCGCTGGCTGCCGTTCTCGGCTCTACTATTATGGGCCTTATGTCTTCACAGCGCTTCTGCCGATAACAATGGCGTGAAGAAAATGAAGATGCAGTTTGCCACGGGTCCACTTCTCAAATTCCAGATTTG TGTCTCCTGAGGGTACAAGCGGGTGTTTGAGGAGTACACGCAGGCTTTGTACCAGCGGTACCCAGACATCCGCATAGAGGGAGAGAACTACCTTCCTCTGCCCCTCTACAG GCACATTGCTTCCTTTCTGTCAATGTTTAAGCTGTTGTTAATCGGAGTGATCATCTTGGGCAAGGATCCTTTTGCTTTATGTGGCATGCAGGCTCCAGGGATCTGGGTTTGGAGTCAGGAGAATAAG ATATATGCTTGTATGATGGTGTTCTTCTTCAGCAATATGATCGAAAATCAGTGCATGTCTACAGGCGCATTTGAAATCACGCTCAATG ATGTCCCAGTTTGGTCCAAGCTGGAGTCAGGACACCTGCCTTCAATGCAGCAGCTAGTCCAAATCCTGGAGAATGAGATGAAGATGAGCATGCACATGGACACACTTCCACCCCATCAGTCATAA